A window of the Deltaproteobacteria bacterium genome harbors these coding sequences:
- a CDS encoding PilZ domain-containing protein — translation MSISYMVVADPVPEVANRIAADCGRLTEHTIVTTTGDDTIKAIKRYKPQIVILSLELQSPSITEVAATIRKKVRRCVAIGTYRELSIPTIEKLKKENVVEFVAQPAKRSEIFRIVARRCGVQTRVHPRFEASIEVHRADGVLIGKTRNLSREGMLIRTIHPAVVNQSLFVKLSLPTQELRLRCRILDAEPTSGGGTIARAMFEQVRGPERMTLFRYIDHLDHKGRELR, via the coding sequence ATGTCTATTTCCTACATGGTAGTGGCCGATCCTGTGCCTGAGGTCGCCAACAGAATTGCGGCAGATTGTGGCAGATTAACCGAGCACACCATCGTTACGACCACCGGTGACGACACCATCAAGGCGATCAAACGCTATAAACCACAGATTGTTATTCTCTCCTTAGAGCTTCAATCGCCCTCAATTACCGAGGTTGCCGCGACGATTCGGAAGAAAGTGCGACGCTGCGTGGCCATTGGTACCTACCGAGAGCTCTCCATCCCGACCATCGAAAAGCTCAAGAAGGAAAATGTTGTTGAATTTGTGGCACAACCGGCCAAACGGTCAGAGATATTTCGAATTGTGGCCAGAAGATGCGGTGTTCAGACCCGGGTTCATCCTCGATTCGAGGCCAGCATCGAGGTTCACCGTGCTGACGGGGTACTCATTGGCAAGACTCGGAATCTCTCACGAGAAGGTATGTTGATCCGCACAATCCATCCGGCCGTCGTCAATCAGTCACTTTTCGTAAAACTCAGCCTCCCCACACAGGAATTGAGGCTTCGATGCAGAATTCTCGACGCAGAACCAACCTCTGGCGGTGGAACCATCGCTCGAGCCATGTTTGAACAGGTACGCGGGCCGGAGCGAATGACCCTTTTTCGCTACATTGACCACTTGGATCATAAAGGCCGTGAACTGCGTTAG
- a CDS encoding NAD(P)-binding protein, whose translation MGESKATNKERNLIIGAGLAGLSCGHHLPGPSCILEKQTVAGGLARSFERKGFTSDFTGHWLHMRDPSIRTWIESLMGDELITVERTASIFSHGIHTPYPFQANTYGLPHDVVTDCLLGFFAAREKLARGDAPEVKSFEDYIRQRMGDGIADHFMVPYNTKIFTIPPSQMSHEWCERFVPIPKPEEVVRGALSPMGASHGLGYNATFQYPKSGGIGRLPQRLYETSKSDIRLGEAVTRINWKQKEVSTSSGQSYGYTFLVSTLPLKDLILAMEDVPAAVLEAAQKLRATSVTYWDIGLKGKNPEGAPHWTYFPEKQFPFYRIGSASAAVPQVAPEDHRSYYVEVSHLRGTPCSYSAEDILKGLRCAGYLKPNEDPVLLNKTTIDCAYVLMDHAYGQARATVMEFLESCDILSIGRYGSWTYDSMEGALVQGKDTAQSLASRQPRQA comes from the coding sequence ATGGGTGAATCTAAAGCAACGAATAAAGAACGTAATCTTATTATAGGAGCGGGCCTGGCCGGGTTGTCCTGTGGACATCACCTGCCGGGCCCCTCTTGTATTCTCGAGAAGCAAACCGTGGCTGGAGGACTTGCTCGCTCTTTTGAGCGAAAAGGTTTCACGTCAGACTTCACCGGTCACTGGTTGCACATGCGTGATCCAAGCATCCGCACCTGGATTGAATCCTTGATGGGAGATGAGTTGATTACGGTGGAGCGAACCGCCTCGATCTTCTCGCACGGCATTCATACTCCCTACCCATTTCAGGCCAACACCTACGGGCTTCCTCACGATGTGGTTACCGATTGTCTATTAGGTTTCTTCGCAGCTCGGGAAAAGTTGGCCCGTGGTGATGCCCCTGAGGTCAAAAGCTTCGAGGACTATATCCGGCAACGTATGGGTGACGGTATCGCTGACCACTTCATGGTTCCTTACAACACCAAAATTTTCACAATTCCGCCTTCACAAATGTCTCACGAATGGTGTGAGCGATTTGTGCCCATCCCCAAGCCTGAAGAAGTCGTTCGCGGCGCTTTAAGTCCTATGGGGGCTAGCCACGGCCTTGGATACAACGCGACCTTTCAATACCCGAAGTCTGGCGGCATCGGACGTCTGCCTCAGCGCCTCTACGAAACATCAAAAAGCGATATCCGGCTCGGTGAAGCGGTCACAAGAATCAACTGGAAACAAAAAGAAGTGAGTACCTCATCCGGGCAAAGCTACGGGTACACTTTTTTGGTTTCTACACTTCCTCTAAAAGATCTTATTCTCGCGATGGAAGACGTCCCTGCGGCAGTACTTGAAGCCGCGCAAAAGCTGCGAGCGACCAGCGTCACCTACTGGGATATTGGACTCAAAGGTAAAAACCCAGAAGGCGCACCTCATTGGACTTATTTTCCAGAGAAGCAATTCCCGTTTTATCGCATCGGGTCTGCCAGCGCCGCAGTTCCCCAGGTTGCCCCAGAAGATCACCGTTCTTATTACGTCGAGGTCTCACACCTTCGAGGAACGCCATGCTCCTACTCAGCTGAAGACATTTTAAAGGGCCTGAGATGCGCCGGATACCTTAAGCCCAACGAAGATCCAGTCCTCTTGAATAAAACCACCATCGACTGCGCCTACGTCCTCATGGACCACGCCTATGGCCAAGCACGAGCAACGGTCATGGAGTTCTTGGAGAGCTGTGACATTCTTTCCATCGGCCGTTACGGCTCCTGGACATATGACTCCATGGAAGGAGCCCTGGTCCAAGGCAAAGACACTGCGCAAAGCCTAGCATCCCGACAGCCTCGGCAAGCCTAA
- the ggt gene encoding gamma-glutamyltransferase translates to MKKSVFVLIVTISHFIASLSLAAPSAGHAGMVVSAHPMATQAGVEILRGGGNAADAAAAVAFVLAVVEPYSSGIGGGGFALLKNNNDIRFLDFREVAPKQATRDMYIRDGKADTKLSRDGILSVAVPGAVAGYLELQEQYGKLSRQDVLKRAIEYALDGFAVTTRYQNYAKKRLTQLRKDPEISRIFLVKDKNGEYQAPAIGHVVKQPELAQTLSLISKDGASAFYKGSLADALAADMKARGGIVSKQDLETFKIRYREPLVGSYRGHALVSSPPPSSGGQIILSLLNVMEQRSVSKSYRSVDSLHLYIEASKRVFADRALLGDPHYLSYLPGLIPHLIAKDRGPLLLEAIEPTATPATSIAPAQGSALPIDVPRTQGASHSAGMDTTHLSVVDKDGNAVGMTTTVNYSWGSCIVAKGTGMIWNDEMDDFAAAPGVPNAYGIVGSHANAVEPGKVPLSSMSPTFVFQKDSLTSPLQMVIGSPGGSRIPTTVAQAIMHVVDHGANAQEAISIGRIHHQHLPDLVFVEDFALEEATLKALEAKGHTLKLGGRWSNATIITIDPKTNIRYGAADPRGVGTALAE, encoded by the coding sequence ATGAAAAAATCTGTCTTCGTACTCATTGTAACCATCAGTCATTTCATAGCTTCGCTTAGCTTGGCCGCGCCCAGTGCGGGTCACGCCGGAATGGTCGTCAGCGCTCACCCGATGGCGACCCAAGCTGGTGTTGAGATCTTACGCGGCGGCGGCAATGCAGCAGATGCGGCAGCAGCAGTGGCCTTTGTTCTCGCAGTCGTTGAGCCCTACTCATCAGGCATTGGTGGGGGCGGATTTGCACTGCTTAAAAACAACAACGACATCCGCTTCTTGGATTTTCGCGAAGTAGCGCCCAAACAAGCCACGCGAGACATGTATATTCGAGACGGTAAAGCAGACACCAAACTCTCGCGGGACGGTATCCTATCCGTTGCGGTGCCCGGCGCTGTTGCCGGCTATCTTGAGCTCCAGGAGCAATACGGAAAACTAAGTCGTCAGGATGTTCTCAAACGCGCCATCGAATATGCCCTCGATGGTTTCGCCGTAACCACGCGCTACCAAAACTATGCAAAGAAACGTTTAACCCAGCTTCGCAAAGACCCAGAAATCAGCCGTATCTTTTTGGTCAAAGATAAAAACGGCGAATACCAAGCGCCAGCCATTGGCCATGTTGTCAAACAGCCCGAGCTTGCTCAAACGCTTTCCTTAATTTCAAAAGACGGAGCGTCTGCTTTTTATAAGGGCAGTCTTGCCGACGCGCTGGCAGCAGATATGAAAGCCCGTGGGGGTATCGTCTCAAAACAAGACTTAGAAACTTTTAAAATTAGATACCGTGAACCTTTAGTTGGCTCTTACCGGGGGCATGCATTGGTTTCGTCTCCGCCTCCATCGTCTGGCGGCCAAATTATTTTGAGCCTGCTTAATGTGATGGAGCAAAGGTCGGTGAGTAAGTCGTACCGCAGCGTGGACAGCCTTCACCTTTATATCGAAGCCAGTAAGCGAGTGTTCGCAGACCGCGCTCTCCTGGGCGACCCTCACTACCTTTCATACCTTCCCGGACTCATTCCACATCTCATCGCTAAAGACCGCGGTCCTCTTTTACTAGAAGCCATTGAACCCACCGCCACTCCAGCTACAAGCATCGCCCCTGCTCAAGGCAGCGCATTGCCTATCGATGTGCCACGTACACAAGGGGCAAGTCACTCGGCCGGGATGGATACCACCCATTTAAGCGTGGTGGATAAAGACGGGAATGCTGTGGGTATGACCACAACCGTGAATTACAGCTGGGGCTCGTGCATCGTTGCCAAAGGCACAGGCATGATTTGGAACGATGAAATGGATGATTTCGCGGCAGCTCCAGGGGTGCCCAATGCTTACGGAATCGTGGGAAGCCATGCAAACGCGGTTGAGCCTGGTAAGGTCCCGCTCTCAAGCATGTCGCCCACATTTGTTTTCCAAAAAGACTCGCTCACGAGCCCGCTTCAAATGGTGATTGGCTCACCCGGCGGCTCACGTATCCCAACAACTGTTGCTCAGGCCATCATGCACGTGGTCGATCACGGTGCTAACGCACAAGAGGCCATCAGTATTGGGCGTATTCACCATCAGCACCTTCCTGATTTGGTCTTCGTCGAAGACTTCGCATTGGAAGAGGCAACACTCAAAGCACTCGAAGCCAAAGGTCACACCCTTAAGCTTGGAGGTCGGTGGAGCAACGCAACCATTATCACCATCGATCCCAAAACGAATATTCGCTACGGCGCAGCCGACCCCAGAGGAGTAGGCACCGCTCTCGCAGAATAA
- a CDS encoding ribose-phosphate pyrophosphokinase, translated as MANEQSIKVFAGTSNPDLARKISELLDVPLGAMRSMRFSDGEMYVEVGENVRNSDVYIVQSTCTPANENLMELLITIDALKRASAKTICAVIPYYGYARQDRKVAPRTPITSKLVADLLSAAGASRVLSVDLHAGQIQGFFDIPFDHLFAKPVLLGHMREEFENLDEAVIVSPDAGGVERARSYAKVLGMGLAIIDKRRPKANIAKIMNIVGEVEGLDAILLDDMVDTAGTLTEASRALKDKGARRVLAYSTHPVLSGPAIERLVDSPIEKLIVTDTIPLSEEAKACGKIEVLSIAPLLAKALRRIHLGESVSSLFV; from the coding sequence ATGGCCAATGAGCAGAGCATCAAGGTTTTTGCAGGTACGTCTAATCCGGACCTAGCCCGCAAGATCTCTGAACTACTGGATGTCCCGCTTGGGGCGATGCGTTCGATGCGTTTTTCCGACGGGGAAATGTACGTTGAAGTTGGAGAAAACGTCCGAAATTCAGACGTTTACATCGTTCAATCGACTTGTACACCAGCCAACGAAAACCTCATGGAGCTCTTGATTACGATCGATGCTCTGAAGCGAGCCTCTGCAAAAACCATCTGCGCAGTCATTCCTTACTATGGGTATGCCCGCCAAGATCGCAAAGTTGCACCGCGAACACCGATCACATCAAAATTGGTTGCCGATCTTCTTTCTGCGGCAGGTGCTTCACGGGTTTTGTCGGTTGATTTACACGCCGGCCAGATTCAAGGCTTTTTTGATATTCCATTCGATCACCTATTCGCTAAGCCAGTTTTACTCGGTCACATGCGAGAGGAATTCGAGAATCTCGATGAAGCGGTCATTGTTTCCCCAGATGCTGGTGGTGTTGAGCGTGCTCGCTCCTATGCCAAGGTTCTCGGAATGGGCCTTGCGATCATCGATAAACGTCGTCCAAAGGCCAATATCGCAAAAATTATGAACATTGTCGGTGAAGTAGAAGGTCTCGATGCCATCTTACTCGACGACATGGTGGATACTGCCGGTACACTTACCGAAGCATCTCGCGCCTTAAAAGATAAGGGTGCCCGCCGAGTTCTAGCATATTCGACACACCCCGTTCTCAGTGGTCCAGCGATTGAGCGCTTGGTTGATTCACCCATTGAAAAGTTAATTGTAACCGACACGATTCCGCTTAGTGAAGAAGCGAAAGCGTGCGGAAAAATCGAAGTTCTGTCTATTGCCCCGCTGTTGGCTAAAGCTTTGCGGCGCATTCATTTAGGAGAGTCTGTCAGTTCTCTCTTTGTTTAA
- a CDS encoding methyl-accepting chemotaxis protein has product MRITTKIWLSIGVLFLGYLVNTAVSYGLGLRNEMRIADTRDAVFPAFRLAEGITVTYGKAIRGYEDAVMAGDEDALAGGVEFSDEVLSQLKKMGKGGGLSQARQKLAKEIVININELSPQIEEQIAAPLADVEDVDLEALAPVRENWTAIADKLRKLADGLASDLDSELESLADASASSRQVGLSVFIVMVLVAFGILVHVMGKYVTGPLRMMVSRVRDIAEGEGDLTKRIRVASSDEVGELASWINEFVQKLQVIISSVGETTETLTHSAQEMASNALQMTNSAKDASSKASDVASSANQVSQDAQTAASGVDEMSASIDEIALNANKAASVAREAVTVSMSTNETVAKLGRSSADIGKITKVINAIAEQTNLLALNATIEAARAGDAGKGFAVVATEVKDLAKETAKATSEISGKILAIQEEATASVEAIAEITQIIEQINDLQVGIAGAVEEQSVTMSHIRRSVSDAAGGSGEIARHITAVATTTDATAGGARHTEEAAADLSMMAGELQGLIGQFRYED; this is encoded by the coding sequence GTGCGTATTACCACCAAAATATGGTTGAGCATTGGGGTCTTGTTTTTAGGATACCTTGTAAATACTGCCGTGAGTTATGGGCTTGGGCTTCGCAACGAGATGCGTATCGCCGATACCCGTGACGCTGTTTTTCCGGCGTTTCGGCTTGCCGAGGGTATAACAGTTACTTACGGCAAGGCTATCCGGGGCTACGAAGATGCTGTCATGGCTGGAGACGAGGACGCCTTGGCCGGTGGGGTCGAGTTTTCTGATGAGGTTCTCTCTCAGCTTAAAAAGATGGGTAAAGGCGGTGGATTGTCCCAGGCTCGCCAAAAGCTCGCTAAAGAAATTGTTATAAATATCAACGAGTTATCACCTCAGATCGAAGAGCAGATTGCTGCGCCTTTGGCCGACGTAGAAGACGTAGACTTGGAAGCGTTGGCCCCGGTCCGAGAAAATTGGACAGCGATCGCGGATAAATTACGCAAACTGGCCGATGGTCTCGCGAGTGATCTTGATTCAGAGCTTGAGAGTTTGGCTGACGCCTCAGCAAGCAGCCGCCAAGTCGGATTGTCCGTCTTTATTGTTATGGTTCTAGTCGCTTTTGGTATTTTGGTTCACGTGATGGGTAAATATGTCACGGGCCCGCTGCGCATGATGGTCTCGCGGGTTCGCGATATTGCAGAAGGCGAGGGTGATCTTACCAAGCGTATTCGTGTTGCTTCCAGTGATGAAGTGGGTGAATTGGCCAGCTGGATCAATGAGTTTGTGCAAAAGCTGCAGGTGATCATTTCCAGTGTAGGGGAAACGACTGAAACGCTTACGCACTCCGCACAAGAGATGGCCTCGAATGCGCTGCAAATGACCAACAGTGCAAAAGATGCATCTTCCAAAGCTTCAGATGTAGCAAGCTCCGCAAACCAGGTGAGCCAGGATGCTCAAACAGCGGCAAGCGGCGTGGACGAAATGAGCGCCAGCATTGATGAAATTGCTCTGAACGCTAACAAAGCAGCAAGTGTTGCCAGAGAAGCTGTGACCGTATCGATGAGTACCAACGAGACCGTTGCAAAGCTTGGTCGCAGCAGCGCAGACATTGGTAAGATCACGAAGGTGATTAACGCCATCGCTGAGCAAACGAATCTCTTGGCACTTAACGCAACCATTGAAGCGGCGCGGGCAGGTGACGCAGGTAAAGGTTTTGCTGTTGTTGCCACAGAAGTTAAAGATTTGGCCAAAGAAACAGCCAAGGCGACAAGTGAGATCAGCGGTAAGATTTTAGCAATTCAAGAAGAAGCCACGGCATCGGTTGAAGCGATCGCCGAAATTACGCAGATCATCGAGCAGATCAACGACTTACAAGTTGGGATTGCCGGCGCGGTTGAAGAACAAAGTGTCACGATGAGTCACATTCGACGCAGCGTGTCGGATGCTGCCGGTGGTTCTGGAGAGATTGCTCGGCACATTACTGCCGTTGCAACGACTACCGACGCTACCGCCGGTGGTGCTCGGCACACGGAAGAAGCTGCAGCTGATCTTTCAATGATGGCGGGCGAGCTTCAAGGACTGATCGGTCAATTTCGTTACGAGGACTGA
- a CDS encoding 50S ribosomal protein L25 has translation MSEILDTFKATSREPAGKSGARKLRLAGQAPAIAYGKGREPVYFSIDPKEFAKSRLHYGLSHLYFIDIEGGEKIPALIQDVQVDAFRNKLLHVDFWSVDVNAPVSLSVPLEFTGRPQGVVKGGTFRGLRRAVMLTGLPGKIPDSLTIETSHLDLSESICLENLDLPEGVTPTADDNHAVAMVVAPKAGRVKAEEDK, from the coding sequence ATGTCCGAAATTCTTGATACATTTAAAGCAACCTCACGTGAGCCAGCCGGCAAAAGCGGAGCACGAAAGTTACGTCTAGCTGGTCAAGCTCCAGCAATCGCCTATGGCAAGGGACGTGAGCCCGTTTATTTCAGCATTGATCCAAAGGAATTTGCAAAGTCTCGACTGCATTACGGTCTGAGTCACTTGTATTTCATCGATATTGAAGGCGGCGAAAAAATTCCTGCACTGATCCAAGACGTTCAGGTAGATGCATTTCGCAACAAGCTACTTCATGTAGATTTTTGGAGCGTAGACGTAAATGCACCTGTCAGCCTTTCAGTACCTCTTGAGTTCACAGGACGTCCTCAAGGTGTTGTAAAGGGCGGTACATTCCGCGGTCTTCGCCGAGCAGTGATGCTTACGGGCTTGCCAGGCAAGATTCCTGATTCACTCACTATCGAGACAAGCCATTTGGACCTAAGCGAGTCAATTTGCTTGGAAAACTTGGACCTACCTGAAGGTGTTACGCCAACAGCTGATGACAACCATGCGGTTGCAATGGTTGTTGCTCCTAAGGCAGGCCGAGTTAAAGCCGAAGAAGACAAGTAA
- a CDS encoding phosphate ABC transporter substrate-binding protein: protein MNRKEHHKMMWNKLKSALLVPALLLSCTLFSGTALADAIAIVKADHPSDTISKKDLKKILLGKTKKWDDGSKVMLVILEGGDAHDKFVKKFAGKTAKQFQNFWRKMVFSGKGKMPQAFASEADLAAFVAANPGAIGYVAKGAAIDGAKEIKVD from the coding sequence ATGAACCGAAAGGAACACCACAAAATGATGTGGAATAAGTTAAAATCGGCTCTGCTCGTGCCCGCTCTGTTGTTGAGCTGCACGCTCTTCAGCGGGACTGCACTAGCAGACGCAATTGCCATCGTAAAAGCGGATCACCCGTCTGATACGATATCCAAGAAAGATTTGAAGAAAATCCTTTTGGGCAAAACCAAGAAATGGGATGACGGCAGCAAAGTTATGCTTGTTATCTTAGAAGGCGGTGATGCTCACGATAAGTTTGTGAAAAAGTTCGCAGGCAAGACGGCTAAACAGTTTCAGAACTTTTGGCGAAAGATGGTCTTCTCCGGTAAAGGTAAAATGCCTCAAGCATTTGCCAGTGAGGCAGATTTAGCTGCCTTCGTTGCCGCTAACCCTGGAGCTATCGGGTATGTCGCCAAAGGCGCTGCCATAGATGGAGCCAAAGAAATCAAAGTAGATTGA
- a CDS encoding response regulator, which translates to MKILIVDDSKPMRRLVERTMHRAGFDEHEYAEACDGLEAIEQIQVFEPELILSDWNMPNMNGLELLQAVRADYPEIKIGFVTSEQTDEMIELAMQNGALFTIGKPFTVEIFQEKISLIIGES; encoded by the coding sequence ATGAAAATTCTGATTGTGGATGACAGCAAGCCGATGAGACGGCTTGTGGAGCGCACGATGCACCGCGCGGGCTTTGACGAGCACGAATACGCCGAAGCTTGCGATGGGCTGGAGGCTATTGAACAAATTCAGGTGTTTGAGCCCGAACTGATTCTCTCTGATTGGAATATGCCCAACATGAATGGGCTCGAACTCTTGCAGGCCGTTAGGGCCGATTATCCAGAAATCAAAATAGGCTTTGTAACTTCAGAACAAACCGATGAAATGATTGAGCTTGCCATGCAAAATGGTGCCCTCTTTACCATTGGTAAGCCGTTTACCGTTGAGATCTTTCAAGAAAAAATCTCCCTAATCATCGGTGAATCTTAA
- the raiA gene encoding ribosome-associated translation inhibitor RaiA: MRVIVKGRHFNLTPAVKEHAEEKLGKSLMKIFDRPAAKIEIDLGFLGENKGEKSHECHVSVFMPHGRPINIREVDDNIYKAIDLARDRLIEQVKREQGRKRHTSRTRKEAAQMRDDTARSQMTAEPETWEAEVQEYEHSL, encoded by the coding sequence ATGAGAGTTATTGTGAAAGGCCGGCATTTCAACTTAACACCAGCAGTGAAAGAACATGCCGAGGAAAAACTTGGTAAGTCTTTGATGAAGATTTTCGACCGGCCCGCCGCAAAAATTGAAATCGATCTAGGATTTCTTGGGGAAAACAAGGGAGAGAAAAGTCACGAATGCCACGTATCGGTATTCATGCCGCATGGTCGGCCAATCAATATTAGAGAAGTAGACGACAATATCTATAAAGCAATCGACCTCGCACGAGATCGCCTCATTGAGCAGGTGAAACGGGAGCAGGGGCGCAAGCGTCATACAAGCCGTACTCGCAAGGAAGCTGCGCAAATGCGCGACGATACTGCACGCAGTCAAATGACAGCTGAACCAGAAACCTGGGAAGCCGAGGTTCAGGAGTACGAGCACTCGCTTTAA